The genome window ACGCTGCTGCCCTACGACAGCGCCGAGGTCGCCAAGAGCCCGTACGTGGCCGTGCTCGACCAGATCGGGCTGCCCGCGGCGGCGACGGTGATGGACGTCGTCGTGTTCACCTCCGTGCTGTCCTGCCTGAACTCCGGGCTCTACACGGCCTCCCGGATGGCCTACTCGCTGTCCCGGCGGGGCCAGGGCCCGGCCGCGGTGGCCCGGGTCAGCAAGCGCGGAACGCCTGTGCTCGCGGTGCTGGGCTCGACGGTCGTCGGTTTCGTGGCCGTCGCGTTCAACTACCTCTCCCCCGACACGGTGTTCCTGTTCCTGGTGAACTCCTCCGGGGCGACGGCGTTGCTGGTCTGGCTGGTGATCGCCTTCTCCCAGCTGCGTCTGCGCCGCCACTACCAGCGCACCGATCCCGCCCGGCTGACGCTGCGGATGTGGGGCTATCCGTACCTGACCTGGATCACCATCGCCGGGATCGCCGCCGTCCTGGCGGGCATGGCCCTCGAGGGCGAGACCCGCGTGCAGTTGCTGCTCACGCTGCTGGTCGCGGCCGCGCTGGTGACCATCGGCATCGTCCACCAGCGCAGGACCCCCGTCGCACAACCGGAGTTCGCGCCGGCCCGGGACTGACCCCGACCGACCGCACCGCACCACGTCCGGGTTCGCGCCCGTTCGCCCGAGGGCCCGCAGGCCCGAGCACAGTCTCTTTCGGTGCGGTGCGGTCGAATTCCCAGCCGACGAACGCGCTTTCGTGCTCCGGCAGCGAGATCGCCGCCCCTGTGCGCCGCGGCGGAGCTCAGCGGTGAACCGGAGAGCCACAAGCCGCCAGTGGCCGACCCGGCACCCTTCACACCGGCGGCACCCCCGCCGCTCTCCATCCCGGACACCCCTGTCGTGCTGGTGCCCCAGCGGCGCGACGACCAGCCCCGTGTTCCCGCCGAAGCACCACCAAGCGTGGCCGCGGAACTGCGCAGGCTGCGCATCGCCGCCGGGCTGACCGTTTCCGCCGCGACGCATCCGGCCGAGGCTGGATCAACCCATTCCCCGAACTGATTTCGCGCGCAATCCAGAACGACGGGGCGAGGCCACCCGCCGATAGTGACAATTCGGCAGCTCCAGTTGGAACATTCCGAAAGAACCATTCGGATCGGCACTGGAGAAAAGTGCCAGGCCAGCAAGCGCACGTTGCCACGTAGCTCGCGAGACGGCCCGAAAACCACGTCGTCAGCAACAAAAGCGCTGATCAGAATGGCCGCGAAGATATGGCGACGAATCCACATCGGACACCCAGGACGACACCGCCGGACGCCCGGCTCCTTCGCGCGGCCGAATAGCAAAGCCGACATCAACACCGGGAATGCCGACCACTATAGTCCTTATGGCCTAATGTTCTGCGCTGTTCAGCCTAGTACGAGCGCACTTCGCAAGGGAGTGATGTCAATGGCTCAACCTCGGTATCCCCACGTCCTGTCCTCAGGACTGGACTCGTCCGCCCCCGCGGACTCCGACAGGAGTTCCGCGGCGTGGCGGACCGGCAAGCACTGGCTGACGCTGTCCAGCGCCGGCATGCTCGCCATGACCAGCTTCGGGCTGCTCACCGCTCAGCCCGCGCTGGCCGACCCGGCCGGCTGCTCGCGGACCCCCAACGAGTTCGGTGGACAGGACATCCTGTGCCCGCGAGGGGTGCAGGCCGGGCAGACGCTGCAGGGTACCGCCGGCAAGGACCGGATCACCATCGTCGGCAGCGTGGTCGGCAGCGTCGACGGCGGTGCCGGCGACGACACGATCACCGTCACCGGCTCGACCGGTGGCAACGGCGGCAACGGCGGCAACGGCAAGATCGGCCCGAACGGCGGTGACGCCGGAACGTCGGCCAGCGGCCGGCAGGGCACGGGGCCGTCCGCCAACGGTGACGAGCCCCCGACCGAGAACGGCAAGGACGCCGGGCGCGGCGGTCACGGCGGCACCGGCGGCGACGCCGTGGCGCGTACCGGTCTCATCAACGGCGGTACGGGCAACGACACGATCAGCGTCACCGGTGGCACCGGCGGCAACGGCGGCGAGGGCGGCAACGGCGGCGGTGGCGCCGCGGAGCAGATGCTGGCCTACGGCGGCGGGAACGGCGGTGCCGGCGGCAACGGCGGCACCGGCGGTGCCGGCAACCTCGGCCGCATCACCGGCGGCGAGGGCACCAACACCGTCAACGTCACCGGCGGGACCAACGGCAACGGTGGGCACGGCGGTCGCGGTGGCGGCGGCGTGGGCACCGAGAGCGGCCACGGCGGTGCGGGCGGCAACGGCGGCGGAGGCCGGGCCGCGTCCAACGGTCCCGCTGGCCTCGGCAACGCGGGCACGATCGTGAACGAGGGCAGCGACCAGATCACCGTCGAGGGCGGTGCGGGTGGCCGCGGCGGTGACGGCGGCATCGACGGCATCGGCGGTATCGACGGCAGCGGTGGCATCGGCGGCCCCGGTGGCAACGGCGGTCTTGGCGGTGAGAGCGGAGCCGGTGAGGTCGTCGACCGCAACGGCACCGCCTCGGTGCGGGCGCTGCCAGGACGCGACGGCGCCAACGGCAGCTACGGCTTCCCCTCCGGCGGGGTAGGCGACAACGGCAGCCACAACGGCGTCGCGCGCACCGCGCCCGAGCACCAGGCGACCGGGCGCACGCTGGGGACCGGCGTCAACGCCACCGAAGAGGTGACCCAACGGGTGTCCGGTGACGTCCTGCCCAGCATCCCGCTCAGCGGCGTCGGCGAGGACGCCTCGGTCAGCGGCGAGCCGGGCACCACGTCGGTGAACGCTCCGGTCGCCGACCAGCCCGGCAATGGTGGCACCGCTGCCGAGCCGAAGTCCGACAGCGTCGGCGGCACCCGCGAAGCGGCTTGCGCACAGCGCCCGCTGCCTCTTGGTGCGGTCATCGCGTGCAAGCTGGCGGGCTGAGGTCCGCTGACACAGGAGTGGCCCGCCGGAACCTTTCCGGCGGGCCATTTCCGTGGAGGAGCAATCCCGTTGGCGGGCAAGGATTCGTCGCACAGTCCGGGGTCTGAACCGGCTTTGGGTGCGCTCAGCCGTCACGGTGGAGCCTGAGCGCTGTCATTGGTCTTTGAAGCGGCGCAGCCGGTTCCGCCACCGGAACCGCCACGCAAGGTGAGTTCGAAGACAGGCACCGAGGTTCCGCAACCACACCGCCACGCAAGATGCGTTCAAGGGCGGCCTCAAGCCTCCGCGGCGTCCCTGGACTGCTTACGCCGGGCGCGCAACCGCCGCAGCCAAAGGACGAGGCTGCGGGTCAGCCCGTACAGGATGATGGTCACGCCAACCCAGGGCAGCAACAGCAGCAGGATCTGGATGACGCCGGTGGTCATCGCGGCGATCTCGCCCGCCTGCGCCGCACCGGCCACACCGCCGCCCATCCGCGCCAGCGAGTCCCAGAGCGTCGGCAGGACGTACGGGGCCAGGGCCAGGAAGAGAATCAACCAGTAGGCCAGGCACGGGATCACCAGCACGACCCAGATCGCGATGACCCGCCGCGCCCACGGCTTGAGCTCCCGGACCCTGGGGTCCATGGGCCGCCCCGGGATCAGGCTGCGCAGCGTCGGCATCATGCGGTCGAACAGGTCGGGCACACCGACGAGGTCGCTGAGGATGTAGTAGCCGTCGAGCCGGATGGACGGCAGGAACTGCCAGATCGTCGTGACCTGCCAGGTGAGGATGGCGACCAGCAGCCAGGGCGCGCCCGTCCACGCGTACGCGGCGATCATGGCGATCAGCGCCAGCCCGTTGAAGTACACGCCGCCGAGGTCGGTGCGCAACCTGGCCCCGCGACCGAGGCGGTAGACGTCGGTGACCGTGCTGTACATCGCGGGCCACACGAGGTAGATGCCGACCCCCATGGCACCGGGCCGGGCGCCGCCGTAGCGGCACGCGGCGACGTGGCCGAACTCGTGGAAGACACCGGCCACGAAGAGCAGCCCCAGCACCAGCAACGTCTGCGTCGGCTCGTCGATCAGCGCGTTGACGCTGGAGACGGCGTGGCCGAGGCCGTCGTGCGCCGCGAGCAGCCAGATCTCGGCGAAGGCCAGGGCGACGAGCGCGGTGACCACCACCGGCGGCCAGTAGAGGGGCTGGAACACCGCGGCGATGGCCGAGACGACGCGCTCGGGCACCAGCGCGACCCGCAACCGCAGCGCGAGGAGGCGGTCCGGATGCCTGCGGCTGCGGACCTCGGCCCGCTCTGCCTCGCTGGTGCTGGCGACCATCCCGGCGGGTCGCAGCCTGTTGTCGATGAGGAAGGCCACCTGGTCGGCGCTGACGCCGCGCCCGAAATCGCCGCTGACCTCCTCGGCGAGCTGCGCGTGGGTGCGGTGGCCGTCGAGCCGGGACGCGACGAGGTAGAGCAGGCGGGTGAGCTGCACGACCTGCCCGTCGGCACGACGCGCCAGATATGGCGGCTCCTGGTAGCCCGAGTCCTGATACTCGCCGATCAGCTCGACGGTGGGATCCAGGTCGGGCACCGGGAGCTCGGCCACGTCCCCGCGGTCGTGCTCTCCTGTCTCAGAACCGGCGACGATGGTGCATCCCTCCCGAGAGAACTCCCGAAGACCGAAACAGGCCGCGGGCGCAGAGGATGTGCTCGGGGTTCTGCTGCCCGCGGCCGGCTCCGCCGTACCTGACTTCAGCGTGATGGGTCAGCGGATGTCCCGCCGGACCACCAGCTCTCGTTCACTCAGCCTGCGGCCGCGGTGCCGCCCTCGCCACCGACGCCGTCGCCACCGATGCCGTCGCCACCGATGCCGTCGCCACCGTTGCCGCCGTCGCCACCGTCACCGCCGGAACCGCCGTTGCCGCCGTTCCCGCCGTTGCCGCCGCCCTGGCCGCCACCGGTGCCGCCACCGGTGCCGCCCGAACCGCCGGAGGCGCTGTTGGTTTCCTCGGCCGGGGTGGTCTCTGCCCAGTCCCAGCCACGCGGGCTGAGCCCGAGCGCGAGCGTCGTAAGGACGGTGCGCGCCGGGAGGAACTCGACCCGCTCGTTCTCCAGCTCGGCAATGCTCAATTCATGAGGCAACGTAACCTCCTGCACAGAAGTTGGTCGGCAGGCCGGAACAATCCACGGGCAACTGCCCGTTTTCTTCCGGCCTTCTCCTTTCCGAAGCTCCAGACTCGCTGGTGCCGCGCAGATGCTATGGGCAGGAACAGCCCGACACGAGTACGACATAGTCACTCGTTCGGGTAACGCGAGTCCACTGAAGACTGATGTTGGTCCACATGACGCGGTGGACGCGCTCGGCGCGCTCGCAACGCACTTCGGGCGCCAGTTTGACGCCGTGTGCCGATCTGGCGTTCGCACGCGACGGCCGATCCCGGCAGCCCGCACGTACCGACCGGGCAGACCGGTCCACAGTGGCCAGCAAGGCGCTGTCCAGCACTTCTTTCCCCGGAAGCCCATGCAATGCAAGAACATTCCGAGGAAACTTGATCACAGTGCGCGAGTCGACAGAGGAACAAGCACCGAACCGGCGTGGTCTCCCATGATCGGAAATGCGGTCGGCACCGGAACCGGACAACGGTGGACCACCGGCCCGCAACAGGGGTGAACATCGACGAGCGCCGCGACTCCGGGCCGCCGTGAGCAGCGTTGATCGCCCTGCGCCCACAAGCACCTGCCCTTAGCATTTCCACCGCAACAACAGAACTCAATAATGACCGAAATGGACTCCGAGGGAAAACAGGTTCGCTTGTTCCCCTCCGGTTTCCGCGTTTTCCGCAAGAGGAGGAAATAGTGTCTCACGAAATGAGCCTTTTCGAGCTGGAGGACCAGCGGGTGGAATTTCTTCCCGCTCGCACCGTGCTGACGATGTTCGCGTTCGCAGGCGGTCCGCGAGCGGACTGGGGCGGTGAGACGAACAACGCTCATGCCGGCGACGGCGGCAACGGTGGCGGTCACGGCGGCGGTCACGGCGGCGGCGAAGGCGGCCGCGGCGGTATCGGCGGCAACTTCGGCCACGGCGGCAACGGCGGCCACGGCGGCAACTTCGGCCACGGCGGCACCGGCTGGGGTGGCGACGGCATCGGTGGCCCCGGCGGTGACGCGTTCGCCGGCGGCAGGTGGTGACAGCGCGGGCGGGTCGGCGGTATCACCGCTGACCCGCCGCTTCACACCGCTGGAATCCCGCCGACGGCGCGCCGAGTGCGTGTCGTCGGCGGATTCCGGTCTAGCGCCCGAGGGTTCGCCGGGCGAACTCGGGTTCACTCCGGTCGGCATTGGCCCTGCGCGCGATCTTGTGGTTCTTGCCCAGCATCAGCCTGAGCTGGTAGGCGCTCTCCAGCCGGAACGCGCGCCACGATGCCGCGTGCCACGCCTGGTGGAACAGCCGTTTGGTCGCCGCGACCGCGTCCGGGGAACGCCCGGCGATCCGGTGCGCCAGTTCGGTCGCCGCCGCGGCCGGGTCGTCGCAGACCTCGGTGACCAGCCCCAGCTCGCGAGCCCGGTTGCCGTCGAAGGTCTCCCCTGTCATGGCCAGTCGCTTGGCCACGTCCACCGGCAGCAGCTCGCGCAGCGTGGCGGTGCCGCTCATGTCGGGCACCAGCCCCCACTTGGCCTCCATCACCGAGAACCGGCAGTCCGGGGTGGTGAAGCGGAAGTCGGCGCCGAGCGCCAGCTGCAGGCCGCCGCCGAAGCAGTGCCCCCGGATGACCGCGAGCACCGGCACCGGAAGCCTCCGCCACACCCAGCACATCTCCTGGTACAGGTTGGTGGAGCGCCACGGCGGCCGCAGGAAGTTGAGCATCATCCGCCGGGGCTGTCTGCCAACCGAGGCGAAGTCCAGGCCGGCGCAGAAGGACTTGCCCTCGCCGCTGAGGACGACCGCGCGGACGTCCCGGTTGGCACGCACCTGTCCGGCAGCCTCTACCAGCGCGCGCATCATGTCGAGGTCGAGACCGTTGAGCCGGTCCGCCCGCGTCATGGTGACGTGGGCCAGCGGCCCGTCGATCTCGACCGAGACTCGTTCCGGCATCGGCGATCCTCTGCTTCCGGCGGTGGGACCACCCGATACTACTGGTCGGTAACATCGGGCACGAGCCCCTACCCCGGCGACGTCCCGCCGCACGCGCCGCCGACCGGTTCCCGCAAGCATCCGCGAGTCCTGCGGGGCCGCCGTGGCAGCCCGAAAAGTCCCACGGGTCGCTAGCCGTAGCGGCGCAGCTCGTGGAAGAAGTCGTCGACCACTTGCAGCTCGCCTGCCGCGGCCACCTCGTCGTAGACATACTTGCCCACGCCGAGGTCGAGCACCCCGAGCCCGAAGGGCGAGAACACCAGCGGGCGGTCGGTGGGCGGCGTGATCCGCTCGGACATCACGTCCTCCAGCGTCCCGTCGAGGAACTCCCGGTCGCCGGTCAGCTGCTCGGCCAGGTGCGGCGAGGTGTCGGCCTTCAGGCAGTGCTCGACGTCGTCGACGACGTTGGCCGAGGCCAGGATGATCTCCGGGGCGAGGTCGCGCAGCGACACGTGCAGCACCAGCGGGTTGTGCCGGAACCACGACGGGTCGTGCACGTGCGGAGTTCCCGCGACGGTCGCGAACACCACGAGGTCGCTGGACCGGATGAGCTGCTCGGGTTCGTCGTGCAGTGTGACCCGCCCGGCCCCGACGGTCTGCTCCAGGTAGCCCCGGAAACCGGCCGCGCTCTCGGCCGACAGGTCGTACACGCCGATGTCGTCGAACGACCAGCCGGTGCCGACCAGGAACCGGTGGATGTAGCGGGCGATCAGGCCCACTCCGAAGAACCCGATGCGCGCCGGACGCGCGCGCCCCCGGCTGAGCCGGTCGGCGGCCAGCGCCGCCGAGGCCGCGGTCCTGGTGGCGCTGATGATGGAGCTCTCCATGCAGGCGAACGGATACCCGGTGTCGTGGTCGTTGAGGATCAGCACGGCCGAAGCGCGCGGGATGCCCGCCGCCACGTTGTCCGGGAAGCTGGAGATCCACTTCATCCCGTCCACGCGGACCCGCCCGCCGATCGACGCGGGCAGCGCGATGATCCGGGAGTTGGGGCGGTCCGGGAAGCGCAGGAAGTACGACGGCGGGTTCACCGAGTCGCCGGCGGCGTGCACGCGGTAGATCTCCTCGGTCAGCTCCACGATCTCGCTCTCGCGGCCTTCCAGCGTCCGCTGCACCTGGGCCCCGGAGATCACCGCGAACGGTTGCACGGTGGCCTGCTCCGCCTTCGCCGTCTGCTCCTGGCCGGTGTGGATGGTGGTCATGGGGCGGTCACCTCGATCGTCGGCGAGCAGGCGGCGAGGTGCGTGGCGTCGGCCATCGCGACGAGGACCTCGCGCGGGCCCTCGTAGGCCTCCCGGCTGTGGGCGTTGCGGATGTTGTCGACCAGCATCAGGTCGCCGTCCTGCCAGGGCTCCCGGGCGGTGTTGGCCTCGTAGATCTCGTTGAGCAGCGCCACGACGTCCTCGCCAACCGGTTCCCCGTTGCCGAAGAGCGTGTTGAAGGGCAGCCCCTCGGGGCCGTAGACCTCGACCAGGAACTCGCGCACCTCGGGCGCGATCGTCCACTCGTTGAGGAACGCGATCTGGTTGAACCAGCAGCGCCGCCCGGTGGCCGGGTGGCGCACGACGGCGCTGCGTCGCTGCCTGGTGCGCAGCCCGCCGTCGGGCTGCCACTCGAACTCGATGGCGTTGTTGCGGCAGTACCTCTCGACCTCGGCCCGGTCCTCGGTGCCGAACGCCTCGGCGAACGACGCGCCGATTTCGTCGTTGTAGTTGCGGACCAGCAGCCAGCCCTCACGCTCGAACCGCGCGACGAGGTCGGCGGGCAGCGCGTCGAGCACGGTCGGTGTGTCGGCGACCGCGGTCGCTCCGCCGTGCTCTGGGGCGGTCAGGCACGCGAACTGCATCATTCCCGGGAACTCGAGGGCGTAGCTCAGCTCGTTGTGCATGCACATCTGCTGGTTCGCCGGCCACTTCGACGAGGAGTACACCCCGTCGCCGTGGTCCTGGCGGGCGGCGAAGGCCTCCCGCTCGGTCATCAGGCCGGTGGACAGCCGGTGAAAGACGGCGGCGGCCTCGGCGGTCTCGCGCAGCCCGAGACCGCGGACCAGGACCGAGCCGTGCTCGGCCACCGCGGCGCGCAGCGCGTCCCGGTGCTCCGATGCCCATCTCGGCGCGCCACCGGCCGCATCCGCCCGCAGCATCGCGGGCTTGCCGGGCCGCAGGTCGACGTCGAGCGCCGACGCTGGAGTTGAGGACGACATCTCGATTCCTTTCCGTTGCCGCTCAGGGGGATGCGAACAGTTCGGCGGCGCGCAGCACGATCCGCGCCGCCTCGGCCGGGCGGGTCCGCAGGAAGTGGTGCCCGCCGTCGGCGAGCTCCCGCACATCGACGTTTTCGGCCAGCAGGCCCCAGTCGTGGTGGCGGTGGGCGGAGCCGCCCGTGCTCGGGTCGTCGACGGCCAGCACCGCGGTGACCGGTGCCGACAGCCGCACCTGCGGTGGGTGCTCCAGCGCGTCGGCGAAGTAGCGGTGCGCCGACACGCAGTCGTGGCGGTAGGCGGCACCGACGTGCGCGGCGCGCTCGGCGTCGAGCTCGCCGAGCTCGGTGTAACCGGTGTCCGCGCGGAGGTCGGCGGCGATCTCGGCGTCGCGGCGCGCGGTCAGCTCCGCGACGGCGACCCTGCGGTCGGCGGCCCGGCCCGGCAGTTGCGCGGCGAGGAACACCCGCTGGACGTCGGCGCCACGATCCCGCAGCCTGCGTGCGGTCTCCAGGGCGAACGCCGTGCCCGACGAGTGCCCCCAGAGCATGATCCTGGTCAGGCCGCGCCGGGTGATCTCGTCGGCCACCTGGTCGACGACCTGGTCCAGCGAGGCGAACGGTTCCGCTTCGGCGGCCAGGTCGTGGCCGGGCAGCTCGACCGCGTGGACCTCCAGGCCGCTGCCGCGCAGCGCCCTGGCCAGCGGCTGGAAGTTCACCGCGTTGCCCCCGGCGTAGGGGAAGCACACCAGCGCGCCCGAGCCTCCGCCGTCCGGTTCGGACAGCTGGTGCAGCAGGCCGCCGCGCTGCCGCGCCCTGCCGTCGACCAGCGCGGCCAGGTCGCCCAGCACCGGGTTGGCGGTGATCTCCTTGAGCGAGACGGCCCGGTCCAGCGCGATGGCCAGCTTGACCGCCGACAGCGAGGTGCCGCCGCGGTCGAAGAAGTGGTCCTGCCTGCCGATCT of Saccharopolyspora erythraea contains these proteins:
- a CDS encoding crotonase/enoyl-CoA hydratase family protein; the protein is MPERVSVEIDGPLAHVTMTRADRLNGLDLDMMRALVEAAGQVRANRDVRAVVLSGEGKSFCAGLDFASVGRQPRRMMLNFLRPPWRSTNLYQEMCWVWRRLPVPVLAVIRGHCFGGGLQLALGADFRFTTPDCRFSVMEAKWGLVPDMSGTATLRELLPVDVAKRLAMTGETFDGNRARELGLVTEVCDDPAAAATELAHRIAGRSPDAVAATKRLFHQAWHAASWRAFRLESAYQLRLMLGKNHKIARRANADRSEPEFARRTLGR
- a CDS encoding TauD/TfdA family dioxygenase is translated as MSSSTPASALDVDLRPGKPAMLRADAAGGAPRWASEHRDALRAAVAEHGSVLVRGLGLRETAEAAAVFHRLSTGLMTEREAFAARQDHGDGVYSSSKWPANQQMCMHNELSYALEFPGMMQFACLTAPEHGGATAVADTPTVLDALPADLVARFEREGWLLVRNYNDEIGASFAEAFGTEDRAEVERYCRNNAIEFEWQPDGGLRTRQRRSAVVRHPATGRRCWFNQIAFLNEWTIAPEVREFLVEVYGPEGLPFNTLFGNGEPVGEDVVALLNEIYEANTAREPWQDGDLMLVDNIRNAHSREAYEGPREVLVAMADATHLAACSPTIEVTAP
- the sbnB gene encoding 2,3-diaminopropionate biosynthesis protein SbnB, whose product is MTTIHTGQEQTAKAEQATVQPFAVISGAQVQRTLEGRESEIVELTEEIYRVHAAGDSVNPPSYFLRFPDRPNSRIIALPASIGGRVRVDGMKWISSFPDNVAAGIPRASAVLILNDHDTGYPFACMESSIISATRTAASAALAADRLSRGRARPARIGFFGVGLIARYIHRFLVGTGWSFDDIGVYDLSAESAAGFRGYLEQTVGAGRVTLHDEPEQLIRSSDLVVFATVAGTPHVHDPSWFRHNPLVLHVSLRDLAPEIILASANVVDDVEHCLKADTSPHLAEQLTGDREFLDGTLEDVMSERITPPTDRPLVFSPFGLGVLDLGVGKYVYDEVAAAGELQVVDDFFHELRRYG